TGTCATTGCCCGCACGCAATCATCGATTGCCCGAAAATGAAGTCGCCGATCAGGTGATCGCCGATGCGTTCGCTTCTGACGGTGCGATTGACGTCGACCGTCTGCTTTCGGCATGGGATACCGCAACGACGCGTTTGCAGGAAACGCACGAGGCGCTCCGCCGAGAAGTGGCTCGTCTCTCCGACGAATTGGAAATCAAAAATCGCGAGTTGGCGCGCAAGAATCGCCTGGCCGATCTCGGCCAGATGGCGTCGCACGTCGCGCATGAAGTTCGCAACAGCCTGATGCCGCTAACGATGTACGTCAGCATGCTGAAGCGTCAGTCTGACTTTGGTCCCAGCAGTGCGGCGATCGGCAAGAAGATCGAAAACGGTCTGACAGCGCTCGATTCCACCGTCAACGACCTGCTTCATTTCACGTCGGATCGGCAACCGCAGTGGAGTCGCTTCCCGTTGGCGCCCTTGTTGGAGGAAGTTTGCGAAACGCTGGCTCCGCAGTGCGAGGCGCAAAAAGTGAAGTTCGCGATCGATGTCGATCCGCTGTTAACGGTACGTGCCGATCGCGGAATGGTTCGTCGCGCCGTGTTGAATTTGGCGCTCAACTCGCTGGATGTCATGAATGACGGCGGACGCTTGTTGCTGACCGCTTGTTTCGGACGATCAGGCGTCGAGATCGAATGCGCCGACTCGGGACCCGGCTTCAAGCCGGAAATCGCCATCCGTGCTTTCGATCCCTTCTTCACCACCAAAAACACCGGCACCGGACTTGGCTTGGCGATTGTCCAGCGAGTCGCGGAAGCCCACGGCGGTCAAGCGATCGCGATGAATTGTCCTGAAGGAGGCGCCGCCGTAACGCTGGTGCTTCCGCAACCCCGTAAGGAGGTCGCCGCGTGAGCATCGTCGAATCCCCGATTGCAACCGGAAACGTGCTGGTCGTTGATGACAACGCCCGCGCTCGCCAGTCGATTGTTGACGTCTTGGAGATGTTGGGTCATCGTGGCGCCGCTTGCTCCAGCGCTCATGAAGCGCTCAAGCGGATGGAGACGATCGATTATGACGCCGTCGTCACCGATCTGCAGATGCCGGGTATGGACGGCTTAGAACTGGTTCAGCAAATTCGTCGTCGTGACGCACATATCCCGATTGTCATGGTCACGGCGCACGGCAGCGTGTCGACGGCGGTCGAAGCGATGCGATTTGGCGCCGCCGACTATTTGGAAAAGCCGCTCAACGCCGATCGTTTGGAAGCGGTCATCAATCGCGTCCTGGAGAGCGCCGCCAGCGGTGATCGCGCCACAGTTGCGACTCCCGGCGAAACGAATCAGGTTGCAATGATCGGCGAGAGCCGTCTGATGCAACAAGTGCGACAACAGATCGCTCAAGTGGCTCCGACCGACGAAACCGTGTTGATCATCGGCGAAAGCGGCGTCGGCAAAGAGCTGGTCGCACGTACGATTCACCAGTGGAGCCGTCGCGCCGACCGAGCTTTGATCAGCTTGAACTGCCCGGTTTTGTCGGCTCATTTGATGGAAAGTGAATTGTTCGGGCACACGCGCGGCGCCTTTACCAGCGCTGACTCGGCCCGCGTCGGACGATTTGAACTGGCCGAACAAGGAACGATTTTGCTGGACGAAATCAGCGAGATCGACTTATCACTGCAAGCCAAGTTGCTGCGAGTGCTGCAGGAACGTTGCTACGAACGGGTCGGTTCGAGCGAAACCTTGGAGACCGATGTTCGCGTTTTGGCGACTTCCAACCGTGACCTGCCGGGCGAAGTAACCGCAGGGCGTTTTCGCCGCGACCTTTATTATCGCTTGGCGGTCGTGCCGATCGAGCTACCGCCGTTGCGGCAGCGCCGCGACGACATTCCGTTGCTGGTCGAATACTTTTTGCATCAGACGGCGGCGCGATTGGAGAAGCCGGTTTTTGACATGCAAGCGGAAGCGCTCGATTTGCTCGTGCGTCATGATTGGCCTGGCAACGTTCGCGAACTCGAAAATATCGTGACTCGCGCCTGCGTGCTGGCGATCGATGGTCAGATTTCGGCCGACGCCTTTAGCAGCTGGCTCAATTGCGAATCGAGGGAAGAGGCCTGCGATTCACAAGAATCGCAGGTCGGCGTCAAGCTGGACGAAATGGAACGCCGCTTGATCTCGGCGACGCTGGAACACTACGACGGTCATCGCGAGAAGACCGCGGCGGCGCTCGGCATTAGCCCGCGGACGCTATCGAACAAACTACGCAGCTATGGGCTGGCCCCGCGTGCGAAAACGTTCGCACGGGCAATTTAAGGAATCCAGACCATGAGTAAGCCGATCGGCAAAAATTTCCGAATGCCAGCAGCACGATTTTCTGCTGCCGCGAAGCGGAATGCGATGCGTCTCGCGCGACATCGCATGCAATTTGCCGAGCTTACCGTAGCGAACTTAAGGTACGCCTTTTGCATGATTCCCCTTCGCCTGGAAGGAGCCGAGCGATGAGCGGTTCGATTTTCAACGCCAGCACGATTCCGATGCTCGAGCAAGTTTTGAACTTCTCGCAGTCTCGCCACAATCTGCTAGCGGGGAACATCGCGAACCTCGATACGCCTGGATATAAAGTGCGCGATCTGAATGTGGACAAGTTCCAGATGAAGTTGCGTGAAGCGATCGAGGAGAAGAACAAACCGAACGAGCCGCTCTCGCCGGGACTGGTTTCGACGCGCGAGTCGGATCCCATGCGAAGCGTGAAAGATTCATTGCCTGGCATTTTGTTTCATGACGAAAGCAATGTCGGCATCGAACAACAAGTGATGGAAATCTCGAAAAACCAAATCATGCACAACATGGCGATCTCGTTGATGGAACAGCAGATGCGGTTGTTACAGACTGCAATTAGCGAACGCGTCTAACCAGGAGAGTCAAAATGAACGGCGCTCTCGATATTAGCTCTAGTGCGATGGTCGCGCAGCGTGTCCGCTTGAATGCGGTCACCAGCAACATCGCGAATATGTCGTCACTACGGGATGAAAACGGGGACATCGCTCCCTACAAGGCTCGACACGTGATTTTTCAGACCGACAACGCGATCCGCGCCCAAGGGGGCGCCGCCGGCGTGAAGGTCTCGTCGATTGAAGAGTCGCAGGTCGAACCGATTTATCGGTATCAACCGACGCATCCGTTGGCGATCACGGAAGGAAAATACAAAGGCTACGTGGCTCACCCCCGGGTCAACATGGTCGAACAGATGGTCGACGCGATGGAAGCCTCTCGCGCGTACGAGGCGAACATCGGCGTCGTCGAGATCTCGAAGAATCTCGCCGCCCAGTCGCTCCGGATTTTGGCGTAAAGCGGAGGAGATAACAGCCCATGAAACCGATTCACAACATCTCGCCGCAGACGATCTTGCCGAGTCATTTGACTCGACCGGCCGGAACGTCTCAGTCGCACGAGTCGTTCACCAACTTGTTTATGGAAGGCTTCTCACGCGTCAACGAGATGCAGCAGCAAGCCAACCGCGCCGTTGAGCAGCTGCAAACCGGCGGCGAAGTCAATCCGTCCGAAGTGCTGATCGCCGTCCAAAAAGCGGACGTCGAATTCAAGCTGATGATGCAGGTTCGCAACAAGATGTTGCAAGCCTACCAAGAGATCAAAGACATTCGCATTTAGCGCCAAGACGTTCCTACACCAGAGTGAATGAGGTCCATGGATGGACTTTTTGAATAAAGCTTTCGAGCAAATCAAAGACCTGTTTTTCTCGATGACGCCGGGCTCGCGCATCATCGCGGGTCTGTTGATTGTCGTGATCATCGCCAGCTTCGCGTTCCTGTTTCAGGGAGGGATGTTTGAGCATGACGCTGCGCTGTTGGCAGGTGCAGCGGTCGATCCCGCCGATCAAAAAGCGGTGTTGGCGGCGTTCGCTGGGGAAGGGCTGGACGACTACAAAATCGAAGGTAGCCAGATCTACATTCCCCGCGCCAAGCGAGCCGAATACGTCGCCGCGATGGTAAAGCACAACGCGATACCGCCCGAGTTTCATGAAAGCATGGAGGACGCGGTCGACAACGCGAATCCGTTTGAGTCTGAACAACATCGCTCGGATCGTCAGAAAGTCGCGAAAGAAAAAGACTTGGCCCTGGTTCTACGAAAGATGCGCGGGATCGAGTTCGCTTCGGTGCACTACGACATCGAAGACAAAGGGGGCTTTCCCCGTCGCAAAGTTTACACGGCGTCGGTCGTCGTTCGCCCGCTCGGTTCGGAAGAAATCGATCAGTCGCTCGTGCGCAGCATTCGGAACTACGTCGCTTACTCGATCGCTGGGCTTTCGCCCGAACATGTATCGGTCACCGACTTGAACTCGCGCCGCACTTATTCGGGTGATACCGAAAACCCGGCCGAAGACGCCTATGCGGCCCGCAAGCAGTTCTTTGAAAACTCTTGGCAAGACAAGATCGCGGCGGCGCTCAACTATATCGACGGCGTCAACGTCACGGTCAATGTCGAACTTGATCCAAAGATGAATCAGCGGGAAGAACGTCTAGAGCATGGAGCCCGCCCGATCGCTCTGCTAACTTCGGCCCAGAAGCGAACTGAATCGAGCAAGGTTCCCAAAGAAGGGGGCCGTCCCGGTTTGGCGGCTCAAGCGCCCAACCAACAAGCGGAGCTGACCACGGCGCCGGCTCGCGAGTCTTCGATGGAAGAAAGCAGCGAAGAGACCGCTTCGGTCACCGACAAGACGCTGATGCTGAGCGAAACCGCGTCGCTGACGCCGCAACAGGTACGCGTAGTCGTGACGGTTCCGCAAGATTACTACGCCGGCATTTGGAACAAGCAAAACCCGCCGGCGCTTGGCGCCCAACCAACGCAACCTGACGCCGGCGTCTTGAAGAAGATTGAAGAAGAAGTCAAGAAGTCGATCGAATCGCAAGTGGTGACGCTGCTTCCTCCCCAACCGCCGGGAGACGATCCCTATCCGCAAGTGCATGTGACCTCGGTCACGCGCACCGACGTGCCGACAATGGCCGAACCGGCGCTGGCTGATACGGCGATCCTGTGGTTGGGCTCCAATTGGCAAACGGTGGCGATGATCGGCGTCGGCTTGTTCGCCTTGTTGATGCTTCGCAGCATGGTTCGCAGTCAGCCGGAGGAGCCGAAAGTTGATCACAGCATCCGCCTGGCGACTCCTCCCCAAGAGGAGGAAGACGACGACGAGCATGACGTGTCAGGCATGCTGAAGAAACGCTTCACCAAAAATAGCCCGAATCTCAAAGATGAACTGATCGAGATGGTCCGAGAAGACCCAGATACGGCCGCCGGGATTTTGAAAAACTGGATCGGCGCCGCAAGTTAAGCGACTAAGGGGGAAACGACATGACGAACAAAATTGATCAGCAGATGATTCGCAAAGCGGCGATCGTCGTCGCGGAATTGGATCCCGACGCCGCCGACGCGTTGCTGGACGGCTTTCCGGAAGAAATCGCCCAGCAGGTTCGTTACGAATCGATGATGGTCGACGACGTTCCGGTCGAAGAGCGGCGCGCCGTCCTGGCCGAGTTCATGCAGCGTCGTAACGGTTCCGCCGCCAAAACGCAAACGCACGACGAACTCATGCTTAGTTCGACGGTTCGCCATCCTGCGTCGCGAACAAAATCCCCTGCGTACGAAGCGAAGCCAACCGCTCCGGTGCCGCCGCCGTTTCATTTTTTGAACGAAGCGCCGCCAGAAATGTTGGCGCCGTTCTTTGAACAAGAGAGTCCGCAAGTAATCGCCGTCGTCCTCTCACATCTCGAGCCGGTGCGGGCCTCTGCGATCTTACGCGAGTTGCCGATCGACCTGCAAGCGACCGTGATTCAACGTCTGGTGGATCTCGGACATACCGATGCGGAAGTGCTGCATGATATCGAAACGCGTCTGCAATCGATTGTGCAAGATCAACTGCAAGCGATGACGCATCGCCGCATTGGCCTGTCAGCCGCCAAAGCGATCTTGGCAGCTTCGGACGAAGCCAGTTCGGCCGAAGTGCTGAAAGCGCTGAAGACGCGCAGTGCGGCGATGGCCATCCGATTGGGCGCTGAGGAGCGCCCCGCCGCTCCTGAAAAAGCAGAGCCTT
The nucleotide sequence above comes from Blastopirellula sp. J2-11. Encoded proteins:
- a CDS encoding sensor histidine kinase encodes the protein MSLPARNHRLPENEVADQVIADAFASDGAIDVDRLLSAWDTATTRLQETHEALRREVARLSDELEIKNRELARKNRLADLGQMASHVAHEVRNSLMPLTMYVSMLKRQSDFGPSSAAIGKKIENGLTALDSTVNDLLHFTSDRQPQWSRFPLAPLLEEVCETLAPQCEAQKVKFAIDVDPLLTVRADRGMVRRAVLNLALNSLDVMNDGGRLLLTACFGRSGVEIECADSGPGFKPEIAIRAFDPFFTTKNTGTGLGLAIVQRVAEAHGGQAIAMNCPEGGAAVTLVLPQPRKEVAA
- a CDS encoding sigma-54-dependent transcriptional regulator, with protein sequence MSIVESPIATGNVLVVDDNARARQSIVDVLEMLGHRGAACSSAHEALKRMETIDYDAVVTDLQMPGMDGLELVQQIRRRDAHIPIVMVTAHGSVSTAVEAMRFGAADYLEKPLNADRLEAVINRVLESAASGDRATVATPGETNQVAMIGESRLMQQVRQQIAQVAPTDETVLIIGESGVGKELVARTIHQWSRRADRALISLNCPVLSAHLMESELFGHTRGAFTSADSARVGRFELAEQGTILLDEISEIDLSLQAKLLRVLQERCYERVGSSETLETDVRVLATSNRDLPGEVTAGRFRRDLYYRLAVVPIELPPLRQRRDDIPLLVEYFLHQTAARLEKPVFDMQAEALDLLVRHDWPGNVRELENIVTRACVLAIDGQISADAFSSWLNCESREEACDSQESQVGVKLDEMERRLISATLEHYDGHREKTAAALGISPRTLSNKLRSYGLAPRAKTFARAI
- the flgB gene encoding flagellar basal body rod protein FlgB — translated: MSGSIFNASTIPMLEQVLNFSQSRHNLLAGNIANLDTPGYKVRDLNVDKFQMKLREAIEEKNKPNEPLSPGLVSTRESDPMRSVKDSLPGILFHDESNVGIEQQVMEISKNQIMHNMAISLMEQQMRLLQTAISERV
- the flgC gene encoding flagellar basal body rod protein FlgC, with the protein product MNGALDISSSAMVAQRVRLNAVTSNIANMSSLRDENGDIAPYKARHVIFQTDNAIRAQGGAAGVKVSSIEESQVEPIYRYQPTHPLAITEGKYKGYVAHPRVNMVEQMVDAMEASRAYEANIGVVEISKNLAAQSLRILA
- the fliE gene encoding flagellar hook-basal body complex protein FliE; this translates as MKPIHNISPQTILPSHLTRPAGTSQSHESFTNLFMEGFSRVNEMQQQANRAVEQLQTGGEVNPSEVLIAVQKADVEFKLMMQVRNKMLQAYQEIKDIRI
- a CDS encoding FliG C-terminal domain-containing protein encodes the protein MTNKIDQQMIRKAAIVVAELDPDAADALLDGFPEEIAQQVRYESMMVDDVPVEERRAVLAEFMQRRNGSAAKTQTHDELMLSSTVRHPASRTKSPAYEAKPTAPVPPPFHFLNEAPPEMLAPFFEQESPQVIAVVLSHLEPVRASAILRELPIDLQATVIQRLVDLGHTDAEVLHDIETRLQSIVQDQLQAMTHRRIGLSAAKAILAASDEASSAEVLKALKTRSAAMAIRLGAEERPAAPEKAEPSEHSDAVYGDHSPIQPQRVSTDIAAADGVVKKSTPKPAVAKVEPPVEACLPLADFVKFDDMLLGRVLSEAEPQTVLLALAGASNAVAQRFNRGLSKREIHDLQRRIRDLQPVLIRDIDAAQKRLGTIAARVIAQVQQGGSRLSASA